One genomic region from Cyanobium usitatum str. Tous encodes:
- a CDS encoding TSUP family transporter, whose product MTLWLLPLLGLVAFLYAAVGNAGASGYIAVLALAGLPAEQIKPLALILNIPVAAQGSWQFQRAGHLRWRLFWPVLLAGLPMAFLGGWLDLPTLWFQRLVALVLLAGLTGTGGGVFLTPLLLACSWASTRQAAAVSSLFIFGNSLSGLAGLLLARQPSGALLPALPAQLGWMLLMVLLAGAVGSRLGSRHWPVAWIRRCLALVLLLAALKLLGFAG is encoded by the coding sequence GTGACCCTCTGGCTGCTGCCGCTCCTGGGCCTGGTGGCCTTTCTCTATGCCGCCGTGGGCAATGCGGGCGCATCCGGCTACATAGCCGTGCTGGCCCTGGCCGGTCTGCCGGCGGAGCAGATCAAGCCGCTTGCCCTGATCCTGAACATCCCGGTGGCGGCCCAGGGCAGCTGGCAGTTCCAGCGAGCCGGCCACCTGCGCTGGCGGCTTTTCTGGCCGGTGTTGCTGGCGGGTCTGCCGATGGCCTTTCTGGGGGGCTGGCTCGATCTGCCCACGCTCTGGTTTCAGCGGTTGGTCGCACTGGTGCTGCTGGCCGGCCTCACCGGTACCGGCGGTGGCGTGTTTCTCACGCCCCTGCTGTTGGCTTGCAGCTGGGCCTCCACCCGCCAGGCGGCAGCGGTGTCGTCGCTGTTCATCTTCGGCAACTCGCTCAGCGGCCTGGCCGGCCTGCTGCTGGCCCGCCAGCCATCTGGGGCCCTGCTGCCGGCCCTGCCGGCCCAGCTGGGCTGGATGTTGCTGATGGTGCTGCTTGCCGGTGCGGTGGGTTCGCGGCTTGGTAGCCGCCACTGGCCGGTGGCTTGGATCCGTCGCTGTCTGGCCTTGGTGCTCCTGCTGGCCGCCTTGAAGCTCCTGGGTTTCGCAGGCTGA
- a CDS encoding HPP family protein has translation MVKLQSWLGALLALTLLSLLSAWSGMVLLAAPLGASSVLLFGYPASPLAQPRNILLGNLVGALVSVAAVAWLGQGPLVIALAVGLTVLLGQQLRCLHPPAGGLAFLGVALGATPLFVITPVLSGSLLLVLIAAAFSRWVKGALPYPHHWL, from the coding sequence GTGGTGAAGCTGCAGAGCTGGCTGGGAGCGCTGCTGGCGCTAACTCTGCTGAGCCTGCTCAGTGCCTGGAGCGGCATGGTGTTGTTGGCGGCGCCTCTCGGCGCGTCGTCGGTGCTGTTGTTTGGCTACCCCGCCAGCCCCCTGGCCCAGCCGCGCAATATCTTGCTTGGCAATCTGGTGGGGGCGCTGGTGAGCGTGGCGGCGGTGGCCTGGCTGGGCCAGGGGCCGCTGGTGATCGCCCTGGCGGTGGGGCTTACGGTGTTGCTAGGCCAGCAGCTGCGCTGCCTGCATCCTCCCGCCGGTGGCCTCGCCTTTCTCGGCGTGGCGCTGGGGGCCACACCGCTGTTTGTAATCACCCCTGTGCTGAGCGGCTCGCTGCTGCTTGTGCTGATCGCTGCGGCCTTCAGCCGCTGGGTGAAGGGGGCGCTGCCCTATCCGCACCACTGGCTGTGA
- a CDS encoding nucleotidyltransferase family protein, whose translation MVASAAERFTPPTIPWRQSLALELAPELGPGLDPQRSGEALARLCAEPDVQAVIAFGSRARGEARPDSDLDLAVIVGQPQLTPAEKMACWKRFNRALGRQGVPVDLVVAGSADAERLSGSRWHVFGDVAREGRVLYVAG comes from the coding sequence ATGGTCGCCTCCGCTGCCGAGCGTTTCACGCCGCCCACCATCCCCTGGCGCCAGTCGCTGGCGCTGGAGCTTGCTCCTGAGCTGGGTCCGGGGTTGGATCCCCAGAGGTCTGGGGAAGCCTTGGCGCGTCTGTGCGCCGAACCCGATGTGCAGGCGGTGATCGCCTTTGGTTCCCGGGCCAGGGGTGAGGCGCGCCCCGACTCAGATCTGGATCTGGCGGTGATCGTGGGCCAGCCCCAGCTCACGCCGGCCGAGAAGATGGCCTGCTGGAAGCGCTTCAACCGAGCGCTGGGCCGGCAGGGAGTGCCTGTCGACCTGGTGGTGGCTGGCAGCGCTGATGCCGAGCGCCTGAGCGGCTCCCGTTGGCACGTGTTTGGCGATGTGGCCCGTGAGGGCCGGGTGCTGTATGTCGCCGGCTGA